The Chroicocephalus ridibundus chromosome 3, bChrRid1.1, whole genome shotgun sequence genome has a segment encoding these proteins:
- the BCLAF1 gene encoding bcl-2-associated transcription factor 1 isoform X1, with product MGRSNSRSHSSRSKSRSQSSSRSRSRSHSRKKRYSSRSRSRTYSRSRSRDRVYSRDYRRDYRNNRGMRRPYGYRGRGRGYYQGGGGRYHRGGYRPVWNRRHSRSPRRGRSRSRSPKRRSVSSQRSRSRSRRSYRSSRSPRSSSSRSSSPYSKSPVSSKRRASLEKQAKKTEGAPLQDSPLKNKSQDEQKDTFEHDPSESLDDFNKSSAASGDIWPGLSAYDNSPRSPHSPSIATPPSQSSSCSDAPLLSTAHSAKDTPQHSHSIQHSPERSGSGSLGNGSSRYSPSQNSPLHHVPSRRSPAKTIPSQSAPREEARVRSFYPEGGEQETAKGGKFVKRYTDEESRVYLLDRGNTREKEAQKERGSEKGRTEGEREWEEQETLDFFVDKETGKEKFNDSEGEDTEETEDYRQFRKSVLADQGKNFPTASHRNAEEEGTKYKSKISIKGNRESDGFRDEKSYKLKETGYVVERPSATKDKHKEEDKSSERLMMKKETQSPEQVKSEKLKELFDYSPPLHKNLDAREKSTFREESPLRIKMIASDSHRPEVKLKMAPVPLDDSNRPASLTKDRLLASTLVHSVKKEQEFRSIFDHIKLPQASKSTSESFIQHIVSLVHHVKEQYFKSAGMTLNERFTAYQKATEEHCTRQKSPEIHRRIDISPSTLRKHTRLSGEERVFKEESQKGDKKLRCDSADLRHDIDRRRKERSKERGDSKGSRESSGSRKQEKTPKDYKDYKSYKDDSKQKRDQDRARSSPSSSPSSSSSSSREEKDCKKERDEEFKTHHEQKEYSGFAGVNRPRGTFFRIRGRGRARGVFAGTNTGPSNSNTTFQKRPKEEEWDPEYTPKSKKYFLHDDRDDGVDYWAKRGRGRGTFQRGRGRFNFKKSGSSPKWTHDKYQGDGIVEDEEETIENNEEKDRRKEEKE from the exons ATGGGTCGATCTAACTCTAGATCGCATTCTTCAAGATCGAAGTCCAGATCTCAGTCCAGTTCTAGGTCGAGATCCAGATCACATTCTAGAAAAAAGAGATACAG ttcTAGGTCTCGGTCAAGGACATACTCGCGATCTCGCAGCAGGGATCGTGTTTATTCTAGAGATTATCGCAGAGATTACAGAAATAATAGAGGAATGAGACGTCCCTATGGTTACAGAGGAAGAGGTAGAGGGTATTATCAAGGAGGAGGTGGTAGATACCATCGTGGAGGTTATAGGCCTGTCTGGAACCGAAGACACTCCCGAAGCCCTAGGCGTGGCCGTTCACGTTCCAGAAGTCCAAAACGAAGGTCTGTGTCTTCCCAGAGGTCCCGGAGCAGATCTCGTCGATCTTACAGATCTTCCAGGTCCCCGAGGTCCTCTTCATCTCGTTCTTCATCCCCATACAGCAAATCACCTGTCTCTTCCAAAAGACGTGCGTCTCTGGAAAAGCaggcaaagaaaactgaagggGCTCCTTTGCAAGATAgccctttgaaaaataaatcacaagatgAACAGAAAGATACATTTGAACATGACCCATCAGAGTCTCTTGACGATTTTAACAAATCATCAGCAGCTTCTGGCGACATTTGGCCTGGCCTTTCAGCGTATGATAACAGTCCAAGGTCACCCCATAGTCCTTCTATTGCCACCCCACCTAGTCAGAGTTCATCTTGCTCTGATGCCCCTTTGCTTAGTACAGCCCATTCAGCAAAGGACACACCTCAACATTCCCATTCCATTCAGCATAGTCCTGAGAGGTCTGGCTCTGGTTCTCTTGGAAATGGTTCTAGCCGTTATAGTCCTTCTCAGAATAGCCCATTGCATCACGTCCCTTCAAGGAGAAGCCCTGCAAAGACAATCCCATCACAGAGTGCTCCCCGTGAGGAGGCTCGAGTGCGGTCATTTTATCCTGAGGGTGGCGAACAGGAGACTGCAAAAGGTGGAAAGTTTGTGAAAAG GTACACAGATGAAGAGTCTAGAGTATACCTGCTTGATAGGGGTAATACCAGGGAGAAGGAGGCCCAGAAGGAGAGAGGATCAGAAAAagggaggacagagggagaaagggaatggGAGGAACAGGAAACTTTAGATTTTTTCGTTGATAAAGAGACTGGTAAAGAAAAGTTTAATGACTCTGAAGGGGAGGACACAGAGGAGACAGAGGATTACAGACAGTTCAGAAAGTCTGTCCTGGCAGATCAGGGTAAAAATTTTCCTACTGCATCTCACCGGaatgctgaggaggaaggaaccaAATACAAATCTAAAATATCAATCAAGGGCAATAGAGAGAGCGATGGATTTAGAGATGAGAAAAGTTATAAGCTTAAAGAGACTGGCTATGTAGTGGAAAGGCCTAGTGCAACAAAAGATAAGCACAAGGAAGAAGACAAGAGTTCTGAGAGACTAATGATGAAGAAAGAAACTCAGTCACCTGAGCAGGTAAAGTCTGAAAAGCTCAAAGAACTCTTTGATTACAGTCCCCCTCTACACAAGAATCTGGATGCGAGAGAAAAATCCACCTTCAGAGAGGAGAGCCCACTTAGGATCAAAATGATAGCCAGTGACTCCCATCGTCCTGAAGTTAAACTCAAAATGGCACCGGTACCTCTTGATGATTCCAATAG ACCTGCTTCCTTGACTAAAGACAGGCTGCTTGCTAGCACACTTGTCCATTCCGTCAAGAAGGAGCAAGAGTTCCGATCCATCTTTGACCACATTAAGTTGCCCCAGGCCAGCAAAAGCACGTCAGAGTCATTTATTCAGCACATTGTGTCCTTGGTTCATCATGTCAAAG AGCAATACTTCAAGTCAGCTGGAATGACCCTAAATGAGAGGTTCACTGCATATCAAAAAGCTACTGAAGAACACTGCACCCGGCAAAAGAGCCCAGAAATACATAG gaGGATTGACATCTCTCCAAGTACCCTGAGGAAGCATACCCGTTTATCAGGTGAAGAGAGAGTCTTTAAAGAAGAAAGTCAAAAA GGAGATAAAAAATTAAGGTGCGATTCTGCTGATCTTCGTCATGATATTGACCGACGTAGGAAGGAACGAAGTAAAGAGCGAGGAGACTCAAAGGGTTCCAGGGAATCCAGTGGGtcaagaaagcaggagaaaactcCAAAAGATTACAAGGATTACAAATCTTACAAAGATGACAG taaacaaAAAAGAGATCAAGACCGTGCTCGGtcctccccatcttcctccccatcttcttcctcatccagTTCTCGAGAAGAAAAAGATTGcaagaaggaaagagatgaaGAGTTCAAAACCCACCACGAACAGAAAGAATACTCTGGTTTTGCAGGAGTCAACAGGCCAAGAGGCACCTTT TTTCGAATTAGGGGCAGAGGAAGAGCCAGAGGAGTCTTTGCTGGAACAAATACTGGTCCCAGCAACTCAAATACTACTTTTCAGAAGAGACCGAAGGAAGAGGAATGGGATCCTGAATATACCccaaaaagcaagaaatactTCTTG
- the BCLAF1 gene encoding bcl-2-associated transcription factor 1 isoform X4, with protein sequence MGRSNSRSHSSRSKSRSQSSSRSRSRSHSRKKRYSSRSRSRTYSRSRSRDRVYSRDYRRDYRNNRGMRRPYGYRGRGRGYYQGGGGRYHRGGYRPVWNRRHSRSPRRGRSRSRSPKRRSVSSQRSRSRSRRSYRSSRSPRSSSSRSSSPYSKSPVSSKRRASLEKQAKKTEGAPLQDSPLKNKSQDEQKDTFEHDPSESLDDFNKSSAASGDIWPGLSAYDNSPRSPHSPSIATPPSQSSSCSDAPLLSTAHSAKDTPQHSHSIQHSPERSGSGSLGNGSSRYSPSQNSPLHHVPSRRSPAKTIPSQSAPREEARVRSFYPEGGEQETAKGGKFVKSPPLHKNLDAREKSTFREESPLRIKMIASDSHRPEVKLKMAPVPLDDSNRPASLTKDRLLASTLVHSVKKEQEFRSIFDHIKLPQASKSTSESFIQHIVSLVHHVKEQYFKSAGMTLNERFTAYQKATEEHCTRQKSPEIHRRIDISPSTLRKHTRLSGEERVFKEESQKGDKKLRCDSADLRHDIDRRRKERSKERGDSKGSRESSGSRKQEKTPKDYKDYKSYKDDSKQKRDQDRARSSPSSSPSSSSSSSREEKDCKKERDEEFKTHHEQKEYSGFAGVNRPRGTFFRIRGRGRARGVFAGTNTGPSNSNTTFQKRPKEEEWDPEYTPKSKKYFLHDDRDDGVDYWAKRGRGRGTFQRGRGRFNFKKSGSSPKWTHDKYQGDGIVEDEEETIENNEEKDRRKEEKE encoded by the exons ATGGGTCGATCTAACTCTAGATCGCATTCTTCAAGATCGAAGTCCAGATCTCAGTCCAGTTCTAGGTCGAGATCCAGATCACATTCTAGAAAAAAGAGATACAG ttcTAGGTCTCGGTCAAGGACATACTCGCGATCTCGCAGCAGGGATCGTGTTTATTCTAGAGATTATCGCAGAGATTACAGAAATAATAGAGGAATGAGACGTCCCTATGGTTACAGAGGAAGAGGTAGAGGGTATTATCAAGGAGGAGGTGGTAGATACCATCGTGGAGGTTATAGGCCTGTCTGGAACCGAAGACACTCCCGAAGCCCTAGGCGTGGCCGTTCACGTTCCAGAAGTCCAAAACGAAGGTCTGTGTCTTCCCAGAGGTCCCGGAGCAGATCTCGTCGATCTTACAGATCTTCCAGGTCCCCGAGGTCCTCTTCATCTCGTTCTTCATCCCCATACAGCAAATCACCTGTCTCTTCCAAAAGACGTGCGTCTCTGGAAAAGCaggcaaagaaaactgaagggGCTCCTTTGCAAGATAgccctttgaaaaataaatcacaagatgAACAGAAAGATACATTTGAACATGACCCATCAGAGTCTCTTGACGATTTTAACAAATCATCAGCAGCTTCTGGCGACATTTGGCCTGGCCTTTCAGCGTATGATAACAGTCCAAGGTCACCCCATAGTCCTTCTATTGCCACCCCACCTAGTCAGAGTTCATCTTGCTCTGATGCCCCTTTGCTTAGTACAGCCCATTCAGCAAAGGACACACCTCAACATTCCCATTCCATTCAGCATAGTCCTGAGAGGTCTGGCTCTGGTTCTCTTGGAAATGGTTCTAGCCGTTATAGTCCTTCTCAGAATAGCCCATTGCATCACGTCCCTTCAAGGAGAAGCCCTGCAAAGACAATCCCATCACAGAGTGCTCCCCGTGAGGAGGCTCGAGTGCGGTCATTTTATCCTGAGGGTGGCGAACAGGAGACTGCAAAAGGTGGAAAGTTTGTGAAAAG TCCCCCTCTACACAAGAATCTGGATGCGAGAGAAAAATCCACCTTCAGAGAGGAGAGCCCACTTAGGATCAAAATGATAGCCAGTGACTCCCATCGTCCTGAAGTTAAACTCAAAATGGCACCGGTACCTCTTGATGATTCCAATAG ACCTGCTTCCTTGACTAAAGACAGGCTGCTTGCTAGCACACTTGTCCATTCCGTCAAGAAGGAGCAAGAGTTCCGATCCATCTTTGACCACATTAAGTTGCCCCAGGCCAGCAAAAGCACGTCAGAGTCATTTATTCAGCACATTGTGTCCTTGGTTCATCATGTCAAAG AGCAATACTTCAAGTCAGCTGGAATGACCCTAAATGAGAGGTTCACTGCATATCAAAAAGCTACTGAAGAACACTGCACCCGGCAAAAGAGCCCAGAAATACATAG gaGGATTGACATCTCTCCAAGTACCCTGAGGAAGCATACCCGTTTATCAGGTGAAGAGAGAGTCTTTAAAGAAGAAAGTCAAAAA GGAGATAAAAAATTAAGGTGCGATTCTGCTGATCTTCGTCATGATATTGACCGACGTAGGAAGGAACGAAGTAAAGAGCGAGGAGACTCAAAGGGTTCCAGGGAATCCAGTGGGtcaagaaagcaggagaaaactcCAAAAGATTACAAGGATTACAAATCTTACAAAGATGACAG taaacaaAAAAGAGATCAAGACCGTGCTCGGtcctccccatcttcctccccatcttcttcctcatccagTTCTCGAGAAGAAAAAGATTGcaagaaggaaagagatgaaGAGTTCAAAACCCACCACGAACAGAAAGAATACTCTGGTTTTGCAGGAGTCAACAGGCCAAGAGGCACCTTT TTTCGAATTAGGGGCAGAGGAAGAGCCAGAGGAGTCTTTGCTGGAACAAATACTGGTCCCAGCAACTCAAATACTACTTTTCAGAAGAGACCGAAGGAAGAGGAATGGGATCCTGAATATACCccaaaaagcaagaaatactTCTTG
- the BCLAF1 gene encoding bcl-2-associated transcription factor 1 isoform X3 gives MGRSNSRSHSSRSKSRSQSSSRSRSRSHSRKKRYSSRSRSRTYSRSRSRDRVYSRDYRRDYRNNRGMRRPYGYRGRGRGYYQGGGGRYHRGGYRPVWNRRHSRSPRRGRSRSRSPKRRSVSSQRSRSRSRRSYRSSRSPRSSSSRSSSPYSKSPVSSKRRASLEKQAKKTEGAPLQDSPLKNKSQDEQKDTFEHDPSESLDDFNKSSAASGDIWPGLSAYDNSPRSPHSPSIATPPSQSSSCSDAPLLSTAHSAKDTPQHSHSIQHSPERSGSGSLGNGSSRYSPSQNSPLHHVPSRRSPAKTIPSQSAPREEARVRSFYPEGGEQETAKGGKFVKRYTDEESRVYLLDRGNTREKEAQKERGSEKGRTEGEREWEEQETLDFFVDKETGKEKFNDSEGEDTEETEDYRQFRKSVLADQGKNFPTASHRNAEEEGTKYKSKISIKGNRESDGFRDEKSYKLKETGYVVERPSATKDKHKEEDKSSERLMMKKETQSPEQVKSEKLKELFDYSPPLHKNLDAREKSTFREESPLRIKMIASDSHRPEVKLKMAPVPLDDSNRPASLTKDRLLASTLVHSVKKEQEFRSIFDHIKLPQASKSTSESFIQHIVSLVHHVKEQYFKSAGMTLNERFTAYQKATEEHCTRQKSPEIHRRIDISPSTLRKHTRLSGEERVFKEESQKGDKKLRCDSADLRHDIDRRRKERSKERGDSKGSRESSGSRKQEKTPKDYKDYKSYKDDSKYVLSVFYTAYGG, from the exons ATGGGTCGATCTAACTCTAGATCGCATTCTTCAAGATCGAAGTCCAGATCTCAGTCCAGTTCTAGGTCGAGATCCAGATCACATTCTAGAAAAAAGAGATACAG ttcTAGGTCTCGGTCAAGGACATACTCGCGATCTCGCAGCAGGGATCGTGTTTATTCTAGAGATTATCGCAGAGATTACAGAAATAATAGAGGAATGAGACGTCCCTATGGTTACAGAGGAAGAGGTAGAGGGTATTATCAAGGAGGAGGTGGTAGATACCATCGTGGAGGTTATAGGCCTGTCTGGAACCGAAGACACTCCCGAAGCCCTAGGCGTGGCCGTTCACGTTCCAGAAGTCCAAAACGAAGGTCTGTGTCTTCCCAGAGGTCCCGGAGCAGATCTCGTCGATCTTACAGATCTTCCAGGTCCCCGAGGTCCTCTTCATCTCGTTCTTCATCCCCATACAGCAAATCACCTGTCTCTTCCAAAAGACGTGCGTCTCTGGAAAAGCaggcaaagaaaactgaagggGCTCCTTTGCAAGATAgccctttgaaaaataaatcacaagatgAACAGAAAGATACATTTGAACATGACCCATCAGAGTCTCTTGACGATTTTAACAAATCATCAGCAGCTTCTGGCGACATTTGGCCTGGCCTTTCAGCGTATGATAACAGTCCAAGGTCACCCCATAGTCCTTCTATTGCCACCCCACCTAGTCAGAGTTCATCTTGCTCTGATGCCCCTTTGCTTAGTACAGCCCATTCAGCAAAGGACACACCTCAACATTCCCATTCCATTCAGCATAGTCCTGAGAGGTCTGGCTCTGGTTCTCTTGGAAATGGTTCTAGCCGTTATAGTCCTTCTCAGAATAGCCCATTGCATCACGTCCCTTCAAGGAGAAGCCCTGCAAAGACAATCCCATCACAGAGTGCTCCCCGTGAGGAGGCTCGAGTGCGGTCATTTTATCCTGAGGGTGGCGAACAGGAGACTGCAAAAGGTGGAAAGTTTGTGAAAAG GTACACAGATGAAGAGTCTAGAGTATACCTGCTTGATAGGGGTAATACCAGGGAGAAGGAGGCCCAGAAGGAGAGAGGATCAGAAAAagggaggacagagggagaaagggaatggGAGGAACAGGAAACTTTAGATTTTTTCGTTGATAAAGAGACTGGTAAAGAAAAGTTTAATGACTCTGAAGGGGAGGACACAGAGGAGACAGAGGATTACAGACAGTTCAGAAAGTCTGTCCTGGCAGATCAGGGTAAAAATTTTCCTACTGCATCTCACCGGaatgctgaggaggaaggaaccaAATACAAATCTAAAATATCAATCAAGGGCAATAGAGAGAGCGATGGATTTAGAGATGAGAAAAGTTATAAGCTTAAAGAGACTGGCTATGTAGTGGAAAGGCCTAGTGCAACAAAAGATAAGCACAAGGAAGAAGACAAGAGTTCTGAGAGACTAATGATGAAGAAAGAAACTCAGTCACCTGAGCAGGTAAAGTCTGAAAAGCTCAAAGAACTCTTTGATTACAGTCCCCCTCTACACAAGAATCTGGATGCGAGAGAAAAATCCACCTTCAGAGAGGAGAGCCCACTTAGGATCAAAATGATAGCCAGTGACTCCCATCGTCCTGAAGTTAAACTCAAAATGGCACCGGTACCTCTTGATGATTCCAATAG ACCTGCTTCCTTGACTAAAGACAGGCTGCTTGCTAGCACACTTGTCCATTCCGTCAAGAAGGAGCAAGAGTTCCGATCCATCTTTGACCACATTAAGTTGCCCCAGGCCAGCAAAAGCACGTCAGAGTCATTTATTCAGCACATTGTGTCCTTGGTTCATCATGTCAAAG AGCAATACTTCAAGTCAGCTGGAATGACCCTAAATGAGAGGTTCACTGCATATCAAAAAGCTACTGAAGAACACTGCACCCGGCAAAAGAGCCCAGAAATACATAG gaGGATTGACATCTCTCCAAGTACCCTGAGGAAGCATACCCGTTTATCAGGTGAAGAGAGAGTCTTTAAAGAAGAAAGTCAAAAA GGAGATAAAAAATTAAGGTGCGATTCTGCTGATCTTCGTCATGATATTGACCGACGTAGGAAGGAACGAAGTAAAGAGCGAGGAGACTCAAAGGGTTCCAGGGAATCCAGTGGGtcaagaaagcaggagaaaactcCAAAAGATTACAAGGATTACAAATCTTACAAAGATGACAG cAAATATGTATTATCTGTCTTTTACACGGCTTATGGTGGATGA
- the BCLAF1 gene encoding bcl-2-associated transcription factor 1 isoform X2 encodes MGRSNSRSHSSRSKSRSQSSSRSRSRSHSRKKRYSSRSRSRTYSRSRSRDRVYSRDYRRDYRNNRGMRRPYGYRGRGRGYYQGGGGRYHRGGYRPVWNRRHSRSPRRGRSRSRSPKRRSVSSQRSRSRSRRSYRSSRSPRSSSSRSSSPYSKSPVSSKRRASLEKQAKKTEGAPLQDSPLKNKSQDEQKDTFEHDPSESLDDFNKSSAASGDIWPGLSAYDNSPRSPHSPSIATPPSQSSSCSDAPLLSTAHSAKDTPQHSHSIQHSPERSGSGSLGNGSSRYSPSQNSPLHHVPSRRSPAKTIPSQSAPREEARVRSFYPEGGEQETAKGGKFVKRYTDEESRVYLLDRGNTREKEAQKERGSEKGRTEGEREWEEQETLDFFVDKETGKEKFNDSEGEDTEETEDYRQFRKSVLADQGKNFPTASHRNAEEEGTKYKSKISIKGNRESDGFRDEKSYKLKETGYVVERPSATKDKHKEEDKSSERLMMKKETQSPEQVKSEKLKELFDYSPPLHKNLDAREKSTFREESPLRIKMIASDSHRPEVKLKMAPVPLDDSNRPASLTKDRLLASTLVHSVKKEQEFRSIFDHIKLPQASKSTSESFIQHIVSLVHHVKEQYFKSAGMTLNERFTAYQKATEEHCTRQKSPEIHRRIDISPSTLRKHTRLSGEERVFKEESQKGDKKLRCDSADLRHDIDRRRKERSKERGDSKGSRESSGSRKQEKTPKDYKDYKSYKDDSKQKRDQDRARSSPSSSPSSSSSSSREEKDCKKERDEEFKTHHEQKEYSGFAGVNRPRGTFHDDRDDGVDYWAKRGRGRGTFQRGRGRFNFKKSGSSPKWTHDKYQGDGIVEDEEETIENNEEKDRRKEEKE; translated from the exons ATGGGTCGATCTAACTCTAGATCGCATTCTTCAAGATCGAAGTCCAGATCTCAGTCCAGTTCTAGGTCGAGATCCAGATCACATTCTAGAAAAAAGAGATACAG ttcTAGGTCTCGGTCAAGGACATACTCGCGATCTCGCAGCAGGGATCGTGTTTATTCTAGAGATTATCGCAGAGATTACAGAAATAATAGAGGAATGAGACGTCCCTATGGTTACAGAGGAAGAGGTAGAGGGTATTATCAAGGAGGAGGTGGTAGATACCATCGTGGAGGTTATAGGCCTGTCTGGAACCGAAGACACTCCCGAAGCCCTAGGCGTGGCCGTTCACGTTCCAGAAGTCCAAAACGAAGGTCTGTGTCTTCCCAGAGGTCCCGGAGCAGATCTCGTCGATCTTACAGATCTTCCAGGTCCCCGAGGTCCTCTTCATCTCGTTCTTCATCCCCATACAGCAAATCACCTGTCTCTTCCAAAAGACGTGCGTCTCTGGAAAAGCaggcaaagaaaactgaagggGCTCCTTTGCAAGATAgccctttgaaaaataaatcacaagatgAACAGAAAGATACATTTGAACATGACCCATCAGAGTCTCTTGACGATTTTAACAAATCATCAGCAGCTTCTGGCGACATTTGGCCTGGCCTTTCAGCGTATGATAACAGTCCAAGGTCACCCCATAGTCCTTCTATTGCCACCCCACCTAGTCAGAGTTCATCTTGCTCTGATGCCCCTTTGCTTAGTACAGCCCATTCAGCAAAGGACACACCTCAACATTCCCATTCCATTCAGCATAGTCCTGAGAGGTCTGGCTCTGGTTCTCTTGGAAATGGTTCTAGCCGTTATAGTCCTTCTCAGAATAGCCCATTGCATCACGTCCCTTCAAGGAGAAGCCCTGCAAAGACAATCCCATCACAGAGTGCTCCCCGTGAGGAGGCTCGAGTGCGGTCATTTTATCCTGAGGGTGGCGAACAGGAGACTGCAAAAGGTGGAAAGTTTGTGAAAAG GTACACAGATGAAGAGTCTAGAGTATACCTGCTTGATAGGGGTAATACCAGGGAGAAGGAGGCCCAGAAGGAGAGAGGATCAGAAAAagggaggacagagggagaaagggaatggGAGGAACAGGAAACTTTAGATTTTTTCGTTGATAAAGAGACTGGTAAAGAAAAGTTTAATGACTCTGAAGGGGAGGACACAGAGGAGACAGAGGATTACAGACAGTTCAGAAAGTCTGTCCTGGCAGATCAGGGTAAAAATTTTCCTACTGCATCTCACCGGaatgctgaggaggaaggaaccaAATACAAATCTAAAATATCAATCAAGGGCAATAGAGAGAGCGATGGATTTAGAGATGAGAAAAGTTATAAGCTTAAAGAGACTGGCTATGTAGTGGAAAGGCCTAGTGCAACAAAAGATAAGCACAAGGAAGAAGACAAGAGTTCTGAGAGACTAATGATGAAGAAAGAAACTCAGTCACCTGAGCAGGTAAAGTCTGAAAAGCTCAAAGAACTCTTTGATTACAGTCCCCCTCTACACAAGAATCTGGATGCGAGAGAAAAATCCACCTTCAGAGAGGAGAGCCCACTTAGGATCAAAATGATAGCCAGTGACTCCCATCGTCCTGAAGTTAAACTCAAAATGGCACCGGTACCTCTTGATGATTCCAATAG ACCTGCTTCCTTGACTAAAGACAGGCTGCTTGCTAGCACACTTGTCCATTCCGTCAAGAAGGAGCAAGAGTTCCGATCCATCTTTGACCACATTAAGTTGCCCCAGGCCAGCAAAAGCACGTCAGAGTCATTTATTCAGCACATTGTGTCCTTGGTTCATCATGTCAAAG AGCAATACTTCAAGTCAGCTGGAATGACCCTAAATGAGAGGTTCACTGCATATCAAAAAGCTACTGAAGAACACTGCACCCGGCAAAAGAGCCCAGAAATACATAG gaGGATTGACATCTCTCCAAGTACCCTGAGGAAGCATACCCGTTTATCAGGTGAAGAGAGAGTCTTTAAAGAAGAAAGTCAAAAA GGAGATAAAAAATTAAGGTGCGATTCTGCTGATCTTCGTCATGATATTGACCGACGTAGGAAGGAACGAAGTAAAGAGCGAGGAGACTCAAAGGGTTCCAGGGAATCCAGTGGGtcaagaaagcaggagaaaactcCAAAAGATTACAAGGATTACAAATCTTACAAAGATGACAG taaacaaAAAAGAGATCAAGACCGTGCTCGGtcctccccatcttcctccccatcttcttcctcatccagTTCTCGAGAAGAAAAAGATTGcaagaaggaaagagatgaaGAGTTCAAAACCCACCACGAACAGAAAGAATACTCTGGTTTTGCAGGAGTCAACAGGCCAAGAGGCACCTTT